A portion of the Limosilactobacillus reuteri genome contains these proteins:
- a CDS encoding acetate/propionate family kinase, whose translation MSKTIAVNAGSSTLKFKLFDMPSEDVVAEGTIERIGEKMGHAKIKYGNGQKHEEDKPFADHAAAVNYLLDKLIELKIVASYDEITAVGHRIVAGGEFFKDSTIIDDDVISKIDELSEYAPLHEPAELVGIKAFRKVLPNAFAVAVFDTSFHVDMPEMNALYSVPYDWYEKYGARKYGAHGTSHRYVSARAAEMLGKPIEELKLITMHIGAGASITAVKNGKSFDTSMGFTPVAGITMATRSGDVDPSLIAFMQGKLNLSSDEMIDILNHKSGLLGISGISPDMRDILAAAEKGDDRAQLALDIYVNRIVRYIGAYIAEMGGADAIVFTAGVGENSIPVRKMITDKLDYFGIKIDQEKNDCHGVERDLSADDAKIKTLLIPTNEELMIVRDIERLKKNN comes from the coding sequence ATGTCAAAAACAATTGCAGTTAACGCTGGTAGTTCAACACTTAAATTTAAATTATTTGATATGCCGAGTGAAGATGTAGTAGCTGAAGGTACGATTGAACGTATTGGTGAAAAGATGGGTCATGCTAAGATTAAGTATGGTAATGGTCAAAAGCATGAAGAAGATAAGCCATTTGCTGATCATGCTGCCGCAGTTAACTACTTGTTAGATAAGTTAATTGAATTAAAGATTGTGGCAAGCTATGATGAAATCACAGCAGTAGGTCACCGAATCGTTGCCGGTGGGGAATTCTTTAAGGATTCAACAATTATTGATGATGATGTTATTAGCAAGATTGATGAATTGTCAGAATATGCTCCACTCCATGAGCCTGCAGAATTAGTTGGTATTAAAGCTTTCCGTAAGGTATTACCTAATGCATTTGCGGTTGCTGTTTTTGATACATCATTCCATGTTGATATGCCAGAAATGAATGCATTGTACAGTGTGCCTTATGATTGGTATGAGAAGTATGGTGCTCGTAAGTATGGTGCTCACGGTACCAGTCACCGTTACGTATCTGCACGTGCTGCGGAAATGTTAGGAAAACCAATTGAAGAGCTTAAATTAATCACTATGCATATTGGAGCAGGTGCGTCAATCACTGCCGTAAAGAATGGTAAGTCATTCGATACATCAATGGGCTTCACGCCTGTTGCAGGAATAACAATGGCAACTCGTTCAGGGGATGTTGATCCATCCTTAATTGCTTTTATGCAGGGTAAACTAAACTTATCCTCAGATGAGATGATTGATATTTTGAACCATAAGTCTGGTTTACTTGGTATTTCTGGTATCTCACCAGATATGCGTGATATTCTTGCAGCTGCTGAAAAGGGTGACGACCGGGCACAACTTGCATTAGATATTTATGTTAACCGCATTGTCCGTTACATTGGCGCATATATTGCTGAAATGGGTGGCGCAGATGCCATTGTCTTCACTGCCGGTGTTGGTGAAAACAGCATTCCAGTACGAAAGATGATCACAGATAAGCTTGACTACTTTGGCATTAAGATTGATCAAGAAAAGAACGACTGCCATGGTGTTGAACGTGATCTTTCCGCTGATGATGCAAAAATTAAGACATTGTTAATTCCAACTAACGAAGAATTAATGATTGTTCGTGACATTGAACGTTTAAAGAAAAATAACTAA
- a CDS encoding metallophosphoesterase, whose amino-acid sequence MKFCTSDTHFFHDSLLGTNKFAPRPFNNVDEMNQTIIDNWNDKVGKNDIVYHLGDIALYFTKPQRDAYQAILEVLLQLHGHLILVKGNHDNRALFKYLENNNYEFNGLPKFQFHDVGVLLKYNHRQYYLTHYPLMLGIAPQIINLHGHIHHYSVPIKENINVGVDAPELDYLENKPKFGAPLNFHEIEEIVAKKTIKYPGQK is encoded by the coding sequence ATGAAGTTTTGTACGTCAGATACTCATTTTTTTCATGACAGTCTCCTTGGTACGAATAAATTTGCACCAAGACCATTCAATAATGTCGATGAGATGAACCAAACGATTATTGATAATTGGAATGATAAAGTTGGTAAAAATGATATTGTCTATCATTTAGGAGATATTGCTCTGTACTTTACTAAACCTCAACGAGATGCCTATCAAGCAATTCTTGAGGTATTATTACAGTTACATGGGCACTTAATATTGGTAAAGGGGAATCACGATAATCGCGCCCTTTTTAAGTATCTAGAAAATAATAATTATGAGTTTAATGGACTTCCTAAATTTCAGTTTCATGACGTGGGGGTACTGTTAAAATATAATCACCGTCAATATTACTTAACTCATTACCCGCTTATGTTAGGAATAGCGCCGCAAATTATTAACCTTCATGGCCATATTCACCATTATTCTGTTCCCATTAAAGAAAATATAAATGTAGGTGTGGACGCTCCTGAATTAGACTATCTCGAAAATAAGCCTAAGTTTGGAGCACCGCTGAATTTTCATGAAATAGAAGAAATCGTGGCTAAGAAAACTATAAAGTATCCGGGACAAAAATAA